One Enterobacter asburiae genomic window, GTGGCACCGAAGTGTCCGGGTACGGAAGTGCGCGAAGAGTACAAACGTGGCTTCGGCGTGCCGACGCTTATCGCAGTTCACCCGGAAAACGATCCAAAAGGCGAAGGTATGGCGATTGCCAAAGCATGGGCAGCGGCGACCGGCGGCCACCGTGCGGGCGTTCTGGAATCGTCCTTCGTTGCCGAAGTGAAATCTGACCTGATGGGCGAGCAAACTATTCTGTGCGGTATGCTGCAGGCCGGTTCTCTGCTGTGCTTCGACAAGCTGGTGGAAGAAGGTACTGACCCGGCCTACGCGGAAAAACTGATTCAGTTCGGCTGGGAAACCATCACCGAAGCGCTGAAGCAGGGTGGTATTACGCTGATGATGGACCGTCTGTCCAACCCGGCAAAACTGCGTGCTTACGCGCTGTCTGAACAGCTGAAAACCATCATGGCGCCGTTGTTCCAGAAACACATGGACGACATCATCTCCGGCGAATTCTCTTCCGGCATGATGGCGGACTGGGCAAACGACGATAAAAACCTGCTGACCTGGCGTGAAGAGACCGGTAAAACCGCGTTCGAAACCGCACCACAGTATGAAGGTAAAATCGGCGAGCAGGAGTACTTCGATAAAGGCGTACTGATGATCGCGATGGTGAAAGCAGGCGTTGAGCTGGCGTTCGAAACCATGGTGGATTCCGGCATCATCGAAGAGTCTGCGTACTACGAATCTCTGCACGAGCTGCCGCTGATCGCGAACACCATCGCTCGTAAGCGTCTGTACGAAATGAACGTGGTGATCTCTGATACCGCAGAATACGGTAACTACCTGTTCTCTTACGCCTGCGTACCGCTGCTGAAAGAGTTTATGACCACTCTGCAGACGGGCGATCTGGGCAA contains:
- the ilvC gene encoding ketol-acid reductoisomerase, whose protein sequence is MANYFNTLNLRQQLAQLGKCRFMARDEFADGASYLQGKKVVIVGCGAQGLNQGLNMRDSGLDISYALRKEAIAEKRASWRKATENGFKVGTYEELIPQADLVVNLTPDKQHSDVVRSVQPLMKDGAALGYSHGFNIVEVGEQIRKDITVVMVAPKCPGTEVREEYKRGFGVPTLIAVHPENDPKGEGMAIAKAWAAATGGHRAGVLESSFVAEVKSDLMGEQTILCGMLQAGSLLCFDKLVEEGTDPAYAEKLIQFGWETITEALKQGGITLMMDRLSNPAKLRAYALSEQLKTIMAPLFQKHMDDIISGEFSSGMMADWANDDKNLLTWREETGKTAFETAPQYEGKIGEQEYFDKGVLMIAMVKAGVELAFETMVDSGIIEESAYYESLHELPLIANTIARKRLYEMNVVISDTAEYGNYLFSYACVPLLKEFMTTLQTGDLGKAIAEGAVDNAQLRDVNEAIRSHQIEKVGHKLRGYMTDMKRIAVAG